Proteins encoded within one genomic window of Hahella chejuensis KCTC 2396:
- a CDS encoding sigma-54-dependent transcriptional regulator encodes MASILLVDDDEGFVQATRTLLEMLGHDARSAASVAEANAILQANQFDIVLLDLMLPDGSGLHVLDALNGSRKQPGHIAIVTGHPTVKSLVKTVCGPNISYLIKPIDIEQIKALIEKTSPELSEVDAPRHFNSLIGESPAMRELYQMIERVAQTRANVLLQGESGVGKELVARAIHAAGGSQGPFVAANCGALSRELIGSELFGHEKGSFTGAVSRKIGLFEQAKGGVLFLDEVTEMPIDMQPTLLRVLETNKVIRVGGAEEIPVDCRVVSATNRTQQQLAEDECLREDIYFRLAVFPIQIPPLRQRREDIPLLARRFLQELNEENGSAFGLGENNLKRLQDYDWPGNVRELRHAIHRAFIMTDPAQSELSLPDNLASPFARERQGSPGLQVGKTIEEMERELITLTLAQLDGDKRRAADMLGISLKTLYNRLNSYGENENTETPV; translated from the coding sequence TTGGCAAGCATATTGCTCGTGGACGACGATGAAGGTTTTGTACAAGCCACGCGGACACTCCTTGAAATGCTGGGGCATGACGCCCGCTCCGCCGCCAGCGTCGCTGAAGCCAACGCTATTCTGCAGGCGAATCAATTCGATATCGTATTACTTGACCTGATGCTTCCTGATGGAAGCGGCCTGCACGTGCTGGACGCCCTCAATGGCTCCCGCAAGCAACCCGGCCACATCGCGATCGTCACAGGCCACCCTACCGTAAAATCGCTGGTGAAAACGGTCTGCGGCCCCAACATCAGTTATTTGATCAAACCCATTGATATTGAGCAGATAAAAGCGCTGATCGAAAAGACCAGCCCGGAGCTGTCGGAAGTTGACGCGCCCCGCCACTTCAACAGCCTGATTGGCGAATCGCCGGCCATGCGCGAGCTTTATCAGATGATCGAGCGCGTCGCTCAAACCAGAGCCAACGTGTTGCTGCAAGGCGAAAGCGGCGTCGGCAAAGAACTGGTCGCCCGCGCAATCCATGCCGCCGGGGGCTCTCAAGGGCCATTCGTGGCGGCCAACTGCGGCGCGCTTTCCCGAGAGCTAATCGGCAGCGAACTGTTTGGACATGAAAAAGGCTCCTTTACCGGCGCAGTCAGCAGAAAAATCGGTCTATTCGAACAAGCCAAAGGCGGCGTGCTGTTTCTCGACGAAGTCACTGAGATGCCAATCGACATGCAGCCAACTTTGCTGAGAGTACTGGAAACCAACAAAGTCATCCGAGTCGGCGGCGCCGAAGAAATTCCTGTGGATTGCCGAGTGGTTTCAGCCACCAACCGCACCCAACAACAGCTGGCGGAAGACGAATGCCTGCGTGAGGACATCTACTTCCGTCTGGCCGTATTCCCCATTCAGATTCCGCCTTTGCGGCAGCGCCGGGAAGATATTCCACTATTGGCCAGACGCTTCCTGCAGGAGCTGAACGAAGAGAATGGCTCCGCTTTCGGGCTGGGGGAGAACAACCTTAAACGACTGCAGGATTACGACTGGCCAGGCAATGTGCGCGAGCTGCGTCACGCTATTCATCGCGCGTTCATTATGACTGATCCAGCTCAATCCGAACTGAGCCTGCCGGACAATCTCGCCTCGCCTTTCGCCCGCGAGCGACAAGGCTCCCCCGGACTGCAGGTGGGCAAGACCATAGAGGAGATGGAGCGCGAGCTTATCACCCTCACCCTCGCCCAATTGGATGGCGACAAGCGCCGCGCGGCGGACATGCTCGGCATCAGCTTGAAAACCCTCTATAACCGCCTGAACAGCTATGGAGAGAATGAAAACACGGAAACGCCCGTATAA
- a CDS encoding ferritin-like domain-containing protein, whose product MTKSETNSLRDLVKVLNDGIDFYTEAKDKVKSNAVRLVFERMSAIREGAVGRLQPYIVFEKGEKETGHTLGGILREQYAKILASIKDNSEHVYIEQLEEVEDKTLEKIRDAIEEVKAPGVQATLQDIYPTLKRCHDEMSRLQRTTA is encoded by the coding sequence ATGACTAAATCAGAAACAAACAGCTTGAGAGATCTGGTTAAGGTGCTTAACGACGGCATTGACTTCTATACGGAAGCCAAAGACAAAGTGAAGAGCAATGCGGTGCGCTTGGTGTTTGAGCGCATGTCAGCCATTCGCGAAGGCGCGGTAGGCCGGTTGCAGCCCTACATCGTCTTCGAAAAAGGCGAAAAAGAGACCGGACATACTCTTGGCGGCATTCTGCGTGAGCAATACGCCAAAATCCTTGCCTCTATCAAGGATAATTCAGAACACGTGTACATTGAGCAGCTGGAAGAAGTCGAGGATAAAACCCTGGAAAAAATCCGCGACGCCATCGAGGAAGTGAAGGCTCCCGGCGTTCAGGCCACACTGCAGGATATCTATCCAACCTTGAAGCGTTGTCACGACGAAATGAGCCGCCTGCAGCGCACCACTGCGTAA
- the ruvC gene encoding crossover junction endodeoxyribonuclease RuvC translates to MLKVLGIDPGSRFTGYGVVEWGGGKPRYVASGCIRVTGETLAERLRCIYLGVTQVVSMYAPDEAAIEQVFMARNADSALKLGQARGVAILAMAEQGLQVAEYSAKKVKQSVVGKGNAEKWQVQHMMQAMLDLQAKPQADAADALAIAVCHLHTQQSLMRIGSVSSSRRGRMR, encoded by the coding sequence ATGTTGAAAGTGTTAGGTATAGATCCCGGTTCACGATTTACAGGGTATGGTGTGGTGGAGTGGGGCGGCGGCAAGCCGCGCTATGTCGCTAGCGGTTGTATCCGCGTCACCGGGGAGACACTGGCGGAGCGTTTGCGCTGTATTTACCTGGGGGTGACTCAGGTCGTCAGCATGTATGCGCCTGATGAGGCGGCGATCGAACAGGTGTTTATGGCTCGTAACGCGGATTCCGCCTTGAAACTGGGGCAGGCGCGAGGTGTGGCGATTCTGGCCATGGCGGAGCAGGGGTTGCAGGTGGCTGAGTACTCCGCCAAAAAGGTAAAGCAATCTGTCGTAGGTAAAGGGAATGCGGAAAAGTGGCAGGTGCAACATATGATGCAGGCGATGTTGGACTTACAGGCCAAGCCGCAGGCGGACGCGGCGGATGCATTGGCGATCGCTGTCTGTCATCTGCATACCCAGCAAAGCTTGATGCGTATTGGTTCGGTGTCAAGTAGTCGTCGCGGCCGGATGCGGTAG
- a CDS encoding YebC/PmpR family DNA-binding transcriptional regulator, translated as MAGHSKWANIKHRKASQDAKRGKIFTKLIREITVAAKNGALPEDNPRLRAVIDKALTVNMKKDTIEKAIQRGAGGGDDSNFDELTYEGYGPGGVAVYVEVMTDNRNRTVAEVRHAFSKHGGNLGTDGSVAYLFSKTGVILFAPDVDEDAVMEAALEAGAQDVIANDDGSVEVQTSAEDFMAVKDALMAAGLTPESADVSMVPATMAPLDVENGEKVMKLIEMLEDLDDVQNVYSNADIPDEVLESMGG; from the coding sequence ATGGCGGGGCACAGTAAGTGGGCCAATATCAAGCACCGTAAGGCGTCTCAAGACGCCAAGCGCGGAAAGATATTCACCAAGCTGATCCGGGAAATTACCGTGGCGGCGAAGAATGGAGCATTGCCCGAAGACAACCCAAGGTTGCGCGCGGTCATTGATAAAGCCCTGACCGTGAATATGAAGAAGGACACTATTGAGAAAGCGATTCAGCGCGGCGCTGGCGGCGGCGATGACTCTAATTTTGACGAGCTGACCTACGAAGGTTACGGTCCTGGCGGCGTGGCTGTGTATGTTGAAGTCATGACTGACAACCGTAATCGCACCGTGGCGGAAGTGCGTCATGCATTCAGCAAGCATGGCGGCAACCTGGGCACAGATGGCTCCGTTGCATACTTGTTCAGCAAGACCGGCGTGATTCTATTTGCGCCAGACGTTGATGAAGATGCAGTCATGGAGGCGGCTCTGGAAGCGGGCGCTCAGGATGTCATCGCCAATGATGACGGCTCCGTGGAAGTGCAAACCTCTGCTGAAGATTTTATGGCCGTCAAAGACGCGCTGATGGCGGCGGGTCTGACGCCGGAGTCGGCGGATGTCTCCATGGTGCCGGCGACGATGGCGCCTTTGGATGTGGAAAACGGCGAAAAGGTCATGAAGCTCATCGAAATGCTGGAAGATCTGGATGACGTGCAGAATGTCTACAGTAATGCGGACATTCCTGATGAAGTACTGGAGAGCATGGGCGGTTAA
- a CDS encoding histidine kinase dimerization/phospho-acceptor domain-containing protein: protein MTQEADIAKLAHDLRNPLNSISVNAELAKLQLQTNRDKEEILVCVERILEECKRCSARINDLVNASATDADNA, encoded by the coding sequence ATGACCCAGGAAGCCGATATCGCCAAATTAGCGCACGACCTCCGCAATCCGTTGAACAGCATTTCAGTGAATGCGGAACTGGCCAAGCTCCAGCTTCAGACCAACCGCGACAAGGAAGAAATCCTGGTGTGCGTGGAGCGCATACTGGAAGAATGCAAACGCTGTAGCGCGCGCATCAACGACTTGGTCAACGCCAGCGCAACGGATGCGGATAATGCCTAA
- the ruvA gene encoding Holliday junction branch migration protein RuvA, producing the protein MIGRLVGKLAENHPPFVLLDVNGVGYEVEVPLSALGYLPKLGESCSLFTHFVVREDAQLLYGFIRREDRELFRLLLKVNGVGPKMAVAILSHMSPNEFVECVRGDNLTRLTKMPGVGKKTAERLLIEMRDRIKDWGAGDRETATPELLSQAVGGHSHLEEAEAALLALGYKPQEASRAINAVNKDGMGRDELIRLALKGMVKTK; encoded by the coding sequence TTGATCGGAAGACTGGTTGGTAAGCTGGCGGAGAATCACCCACCCTTTGTGTTGTTGGACGTGAATGGCGTGGGATACGAAGTGGAGGTGCCTTTGTCTGCATTGGGCTATTTGCCCAAGTTGGGAGAATCCTGCTCTCTGTTCACCCATTTCGTCGTGCGTGAAGACGCGCAACTGTTATATGGATTTATCCGCCGCGAAGATCGCGAATTGTTTCGTCTGTTGCTGAAAGTCAATGGCGTGGGGCCAAAAATGGCGGTGGCGATTTTGTCTCACATGTCTCCGAACGAGTTTGTCGAGTGTGTCCGCGGCGATAATCTGACCCGTCTCACCAAGATGCCAGGCGTGGGTAAAAAGACCGCTGAAAGGCTGCTGATTGAAATGCGCGACCGGATCAAGGATTGGGGCGCAGGAGATCGTGAAACGGCGACGCCGGAGTTGCTGAGTCAGGCTGTGGGCGGGCATTCTCATTTGGAAGAAGCGGAAGCCGCTCTGCTGGCTTTGGGGTATAAACCGCAGGAAGCCAGTCGCGCGATTAATGCGGTTAATAAAGATGGTATGGGGCGGGATGAGCTGATCCGTCTGGCCTTGAAGGGGATGGTAAAAACCAAGTAG
- the aspS gene encoding aspartate--tRNA ligase → MRSHYCGEVNESLVDQEVTLCGWVHRRRDHGGVIFLDLRDRDGIAQVVYDPDTNEVFQLAEQIRDEFVVKVTGRVRLRPEGKANTDMSTGMVEVLGKQLEILSTAKTPPFQLDEFVQVGEDVRLRYRYMDLRRPEMLNKLRFRSKVTSYIRNFLDGNGFMDVETPILTRATPEGARDYLVPSRTHEGSFFALPQSPQLFKQLLMMSGVDRYYQIAKCFRDEDLRADRQPEFTQVDIETSFLNENEIMSITERLVRDMFRDLLEVELPEFPRMPFSEAMNRYGSDKPDLRIPLELVDVGDLLTNVSFNVFSGPANDPKSRVAALRLPKGGELLSRKQIDDYTKFVGIYGAKGLPYIKVNEKAKGLDGLQSPIVKHIADAIDPLLERVGAEDGDIIFFGTDKTRVVNEALGALRVKLGHDLNLLEKQWAPLWVVDFPMFEEDGEGGWTAIHHPFTAPSCAVEMLESDPENALSRAYDMVLNGTELGGGSVRIHDSDMQETVLRILGIGQDEAREKFGFLLDALKFGCPPHGGLAFGLDRLVMLMTGAQSIREVIAFPKTQSAMCMMTQAPGKVDPKQLRELNIRLRKTEQPE, encoded by the coding sequence ATGCGCAGTCATTATTGCGGTGAGGTCAACGAATCTCTTGTAGATCAAGAAGTTACGCTTTGCGGTTGGGTTCACCGCCGTCGCGATCACGGAGGCGTCATCTTTTTGGATCTGCGAGATCGGGATGGTATCGCGCAAGTGGTGTATGACCCTGATACAAATGAAGTTTTCCAGTTGGCTGAGCAGATTCGCGATGAGTTCGTGGTGAAAGTCACGGGCCGCGTGCGCTTAAGACCGGAGGGTAAAGCGAACACTGATATGTCCACCGGAATGGTGGAGGTGTTGGGTAAACAGCTGGAAATTCTAAGCACGGCGAAAACGCCGCCCTTCCAGTTGGACGAATTCGTTCAGGTGGGCGAGGACGTGCGTCTGCGTTATCGTTACATGGACCTGCGCCGTCCGGAAATGCTCAACAAGCTGCGCTTTCGCTCGAAGGTCACCAGCTACATCCGTAACTTCCTTGACGGCAATGGCTTCATGGATGTGGAAACGCCGATTCTGACCCGGGCGACGCCTGAAGGCGCGCGGGATTACCTGGTTCCCAGCCGTACGCATGAGGGCAGTTTCTTCGCCCTGCCGCAGTCTCCTCAGTTGTTCAAACAGTTGCTGATGATGTCCGGCGTAGATCGTTACTACCAAATCGCCAAGTGCTTCCGCGACGAAGACTTGCGCGCAGACCGTCAGCCTGAATTCACACAGGTGGATATCGAAACTTCCTTCCTGAATGAAAACGAGATTATGTCCATCACCGAGCGTCTGGTGCGGGATATGTTCCGTGATCTGCTGGAAGTGGAATTGCCGGAATTTCCGCGCATGCCGTTCTCCGAGGCGATGAACCGTTACGGTAGCGACAAACCTGACCTGCGTATCCCTTTGGAGTTGGTGGATGTGGGCGACCTGCTGACCAACGTGAGCTTCAATGTCTTCAGTGGTCCGGCTAATGATCCGAAGAGCCGGGTTGCGGCATTGCGTCTTCCCAAAGGCGGCGAACTGCTGTCCCGTAAGCAGATCGATGACTATACCAAGTTTGTTGGTATCTACGGCGCCAAAGGCTTGCCTTATATTAAGGTTAACGAAAAGGCCAAAGGTCTGGATGGTCTGCAGTCTCCAATCGTTAAGCACATAGCTGACGCTATCGATCCGCTGCTGGAGCGCGTGGGCGCGGAAGACGGCGACATTATCTTCTTCGGCACAGACAAGACTCGCGTCGTCAACGAAGCGCTGGGCGCTTTGCGAGTGAAGCTGGGCCATGACCTTAACCTGCTGGAGAAACAATGGGCGCCGCTGTGGGTGGTGGACTTCCCCATGTTTGAAGAAGACGGCGAAGGCGGCTGGACCGCTATTCATCACCCATTCACTGCGCCCTCCTGCGCGGTGGAAATGCTGGAGTCCGACCCTGAAAACGCCTTGTCCCGCGCTTATGACATGGTGTTGAACGGCACGGAGTTGGGCGGCGGTTCCGTTCGTATACATGATTCCGACATGCAGGAAACCGTGCTGCGCATTCTGGGCATTGGTCAGGACGAAGCGCGCGAGAAGTTTGGCTTCCTGCTTGATGCGTTGAAGTTCGGCTGTCCGCCTCATGGTGGTTTGGCGTTCGGTCTGGACCGCTTGGTTATGCTGATGACGGGAGCTCAGTCTATCCGTGAAGTGATTGCGTTCCCGAAAACCCAGAGTGCGATGTGCATGATGACCCAGGCGCCGGGCAAAGTAGACCCAAAACAATTGCGTGAACTTAATATCCGTTTGCGCAAAACCGAGCAGCCGGAGTAA
- a CDS encoding sensor histidine kinase gives MPNRLLDHSPILLSRRWRFAFAAVSLLLVVNGLTSYRAMRELVQIESSVSHTLQVIGIIKNTFSAIQGAETGQRGYLITGDEAYLEPFHDAMNSLEIYLNQLQATNSEIPGQQERFLRLRQVTQSKISEMREVIQLRKNRDLESATEIVNTDKGRRLMDIISKLVEEMEAEEYALLTQRRHESYLNQRETIFTLVAATLTSLGLIGFVYYLLQRNLRQHTRITEILQTENDRLEEKVSERTAVLTHFSKELERSNRELQDFAFVASHDLQEPLRKIRAFGDRLQQKYADKLEDSGADYIRRMQSAAERMSRLINDLLSFSRVSTKAQPFTQVDLNEILDEVLEDLEITINESGAVIDASPLPTLDADPTQMRQLMQNLIGNSLKFIPPEQKPRITISVKRYHHSLLEGGVETEWCELRFSDNGIGFDEKFKDRIFTPFQRLHQRGEYEGTGIGLAVCRRIVERHSGAINAESIPGQGATFVVNLPLQHTPISEMEPEQYA, from the coding sequence ATGCCTAACAGACTTCTGGATCACAGTCCAATATTGCTGAGCCGGCGCTGGCGTTTCGCCTTCGCCGCCGTGTCGTTGTTGCTGGTCGTCAACGGACTTACTTCCTACCGCGCCATGCGCGAGTTGGTGCAGATCGAGAGCAGCGTCTCCCATACCTTGCAGGTGATCGGCATTATCAAGAACACCTTCTCCGCCATACAAGGCGCAGAAACCGGTCAACGGGGCTACCTGATCACTGGCGATGAGGCCTATCTTGAACCTTTTCATGACGCCATGAATTCGCTGGAAATCTATCTTAACCAACTGCAGGCGACCAACTCAGAAATACCGGGACAGCAGGAGCGCTTTCTACGCCTTCGCCAAGTCACCCAGAGCAAGATCAGCGAAATGCGCGAGGTCATCCAGTTGCGTAAGAACCGCGATCTGGAAAGCGCCACGGAAATCGTGAACACGGACAAAGGCAGGCGCCTCATGGATATCATCAGCAAGCTGGTGGAGGAAATGGAGGCCGAAGAATATGCGCTGCTGACGCAGCGACGCCATGAGTCCTATTTGAATCAGCGGGAAACTATTTTCACCCTGGTGGCCGCCACACTGACCAGCCTGGGACTGATTGGCTTTGTTTACTACCTGTTGCAGAGAAATCTCCGCCAGCACACACGCATCACCGAGATTCTGCAGACAGAGAACGACCGACTGGAGGAAAAAGTCTCCGAACGCACAGCCGTGCTGACCCACTTCTCCAAAGAGCTTGAACGCAGCAATCGGGAGCTGCAGGATTTCGCCTTTGTCGCATCCCATGACCTGCAAGAGCCGTTAAGAAAAATTCGCGCGTTTGGCGACCGCCTGCAACAAAAATACGCCGACAAGCTGGAAGACAGCGGCGCCGACTATATTCGGCGCATGCAATCCGCCGCAGAGCGCATGTCGCGCCTGATTAACGACCTGCTTTCATTTTCCCGGGTTTCCACCAAGGCGCAGCCCTTCACGCAAGTGGATTTGAACGAAATACTCGACGAAGTGCTGGAAGATCTGGAGATCACTATTAATGAAAGCGGCGCTGTGATAGACGCCTCGCCTTTGCCAACGCTGGACGCGGACCCCACGCAAATGCGCCAGCTCATGCAAAATCTGATTGGCAACTCATTGAAGTTTATTCCTCCTGAACAGAAGCCGCGAATCACCATCAGTGTGAAGCGCTACCATCATTCTCTGCTGGAAGGAGGCGTGGAAACGGAGTGGTGCGAGCTCCGTTTCAGCGACAACGGAATCGGCTTTGACGAAAAGTTCAAAGACCGGATTTTCACCCCTTTCCAGCGCCTGCACCAGCGCGGAGAATATGAAGGAACCGGCATAGGGCTGGCAGTATGCCGTCGCATCGTTGAACGCCATAGCGGCGCCATTAACGCCGAAAGTATTCCCGGACAAGGCGCCACATTCGTTGTGAACCTGCCGCTACAGCATACGCCTATTTCTGAAATGGAGCCTGAACAATATGCCTGA
- a CDS encoding response regulator produces MPDTKRPLVILMADDDEDDRQLALEAMRESRVLNELRFVKDGLELMQYLRREGEFEDPASSPTPGIILLDLNMPRKDGREALAEIKADPALRRTPVVILTTSKAEQDMLRGYDLGAASYITKPVTFEGLVDLMRALGHYWVEFVELPCHDHY; encoded by the coding sequence ATGCCTGACACCAAGAGACCTCTGGTCATTTTAATGGCGGATGATGACGAAGATGATCGACAGCTTGCACTGGAAGCCATGCGCGAAAGCCGCGTGCTGAATGAACTTCGATTTGTGAAGGATGGTCTTGAATTGATGCAGTACCTGCGTCGGGAAGGCGAGTTTGAAGATCCCGCCAGCTCGCCGACTCCCGGCATTATACTTCTGGACCTGAACATGCCCCGCAAAGACGGCCGCGAGGCGTTGGCGGAGATTAAGGCGGACCCGGCGCTGCGACGCACGCCGGTCGTCATTCTCACCACATCGAAAGCAGAGCAGGATATGCTGCGCGGCTATGATCTGGGGGCCGCGTCATACATCACCAAGCCGGTGACATTTGAAGGCCTGGTTGATCTCATGCGCGCACTGGGGCATTACTGGGTCGAATTCGTGGAACTGCCCTGCCACGACCATTATTAA
- a CDS encoding response regulator, with protein MTENQTSFPTPIKLLLVEDDEDDYIIAKDLLEQIAPSQFELDWACNAEVARTALARDEHHVCLMDYRLGPDDGLKLLREAPKLGFHGPIIMLTGQDDSRLDADALRGGAVDYLVKSDLNSAHLARAIRYALARREMETERLVRLKAEAENRSKSEFLAHLSHELRTPLTAILGYTELLIAQNSIPDNLSHLQIVQRNGQHLLSLLNDILDISKIEAGKLEMEFVRVNLQTYLADLYSLMAVSARDKNLQLRFIADMPLPENIETDPIRLRQVLLNLIGNAIKFTEQGEIIVRVQMIKEEEQEKIQFKVIDTGPGINQTDQKRLFQPFTQAYANSIRRSEGAGLGLAISRQLAQRLGGDIRLSSQPGKGSEFTAIVKPGPLGGVKRIQPDLETGGAEQAHATRKHRVQGHILVADDLQDIRHLIGHLVENAGAQVSYAENGAEAVRMVTDAAQSDTPIDLVIMDMHMPVLDGHSATRELRRRGHEIPVLALTAATMRGERERCLASGCTDHLSKPVNINQLFTLIERHLSHPQVKTPTLLLVEDNPDASAATAALLEHLGWRVFCAGNGAEALELAERVKPAAIVLDLNLPDTDGYTLAQEIREKGLPDAHLIALSGCAEDKGRSAEAGFRRHLMKPVSMGELTAVLPAKNSL; from the coding sequence ATGACAGAGAACCAGACCAGCTTCCCCACGCCAATAAAGTTATTACTGGTGGAAGACGACGAAGATGATTACATCATCGCCAAGGATCTGCTGGAGCAGATTGCGCCCTCTCAGTTCGAGCTGGACTGGGCCTGCAACGCAGAAGTCGCTCGCACCGCCCTGGCCAGAGACGAGCACCACGTCTGTCTCATGGACTACCGGCTGGGACCGGACGACGGACTGAAGCTGCTGCGCGAAGCGCCGAAACTCGGCTTCCACGGCCCGATCATCATGCTTACCGGCCAGGATGACAGCCGCCTCGACGCCGATGCTCTCCGTGGCGGCGCTGTGGATTATCTAGTGAAATCCGACCTGAATTCCGCCCATTTGGCGAGGGCCATTCGTTATGCGTTGGCGCGCAGGGAGATGGAGACGGAGAGGCTGGTGAGACTGAAGGCGGAGGCGGAAAACCGCTCCAAAAGCGAGTTTCTGGCGCATCTCAGTCATGAGTTACGCACGCCGCTGACCGCAATTCTCGGTTATACGGAACTGCTCATCGCCCAGAACAGCATCCCGGATAACTTATCTCATTTACAGATCGTCCAGCGTAATGGGCAGCACCTGTTAAGCTTGCTCAACGATATTCTGGATATTTCCAAGATTGAAGCAGGCAAGCTCGAAATGGAGTTTGTGCGCGTTAACCTACAGACATATCTGGCCGACCTCTATTCTCTGATGGCGGTGTCCGCGCGGGATAAAAATCTGCAACTGCGATTCATTGCAGATATGCCTCTGCCGGAAAATATTGAGACTGACCCCATCCGCCTGCGCCAGGTCTTACTGAATCTGATCGGCAACGCCATCAAGTTCACCGAGCAGGGCGAAATCATCGTCCGGGTGCAGATGATCAAAGAGGAAGAACAGGAAAAAATCCAGTTCAAAGTAATTGATACCGGCCCTGGCATAAATCAAACCGACCAGAAACGCCTTTTCCAGCCATTCACCCAGGCATACGCCAATAGCATACGCCGTAGTGAGGGCGCTGGGCTGGGGTTAGCCATCAGTCGTCAGTTGGCGCAACGCCTCGGAGGAGATATTCGGCTGAGCAGCCAGCCGGGAAAAGGCAGTGAGTTCACCGCCATTGTGAAACCCGGCCCTTTGGGAGGCGTTAAGCGCATCCAGCCCGACCTGGAAACCGGAGGCGCGGAGCAGGCTCACGCCACACGCAAGCATCGAGTGCAGGGTCACATCTTGGTAGCCGATGACCTACAGGATATTCGCCACCTTATCGGCCACTTGGTGGAAAACGCCGGAGCGCAGGTCAGCTATGCGGAGAACGGCGCCGAAGCGGTGCGTATGGTGACCGATGCAGCTCAGTCGGACACGCCCATCGACTTAGTCATCATGGACATGCATATGCCGGTGCTGGATGGGCACTCCGCCACCCGCGAACTGCGCCGTCGAGGACACGAAATCCCAGTGCTGGCGCTGACTGCCGCCACGATGCGCGGAGAACGGGAACGCTGCCTGGCTAGTGGCTGTACGGATCACCTGAGCAAGCCGGTCAACATCAATCAGCTATTCACCCTGATCGAGCGTCATCTGTCGCACCCGCAAGTTAAAACGCCGACGTTATTACTGGTGGAGGATAACCCCGACGCCAGCGCCGCGACCGCCGCTCTGCTGGAACATCTGGGGTGGCGAGTGTTTTGCGCGGGAAACGGGGCGGAAGCGCTGGAGCTGGCGGAGCGAGTAAAACCTGCTGCAATCGTTTTGGATCTCAACCTACCAGATACCGACGGCTACACGCTAGCTCAAGAAATACGTGAGAAAGGGCTTCCAGACGCCCACCTTATCGCTTTGAGCGGCTGCGCGGAAGACAAAGGCCGTTCTGCAGAGGCGGGGTTTCGGCGCCACCTGATGAAGCCCGTATCCATGGGCGAACTCACAGCTGTCCTTCCCGCTAAAAACTCACTCTGA
- a CDS encoding FmdB family zinc ribbon protein has product MPIYEYVCKSCGFEKDVLQSLSEAPLTDCPSCEKPEFKKKISAAGFRLKGGGWYETDFKTGKKKNLAGDSGSSSSSAGSSSKSSSSAD; this is encoded by the coding sequence ATGCCGATTTACGAATACGTTTGTAAATCCTGCGGGTTTGAGAAAGACGTTCTGCAAAGCTTGAGCGAAGCGCCGTTAACCGACTGCCCAAGCTGCGAGAAGCCCGAGTTTAAGAAGAAGATTTCAGCGGCGGGTTTTCGCCTGAAGGGCGGCGGCTGGTATGAGACAGATTTCAAAACCGGCAAGAAGAAAAACTTGGCGGGCGATAGCGGCTCTTCGTCCTCTAGCGCGGGTTCAAGCTCTAAAAGCAGCAGTTCCGCGGACTGA